One Anaerobacillus alkaliphilus genomic region harbors:
- a CDS encoding 2-oxoglutarate dehydrogenase E1 component, with amino-acid sequence MGRLFDSNEDPWQSFSGPNLAYLMDVYDLFREDPNQVDEELRNLFEKWGPPITRNEEQATPTGSMSTSDLMKVVSATKLADHIRNFGHLYANLNPIKTDSKRQDLNLADFQLTRSDLEKLPANVICNVAPIYLENAYDAYLYLKDCYTKTLGFELSHVHKDDQNQWLTEQIEKGAMYHSLPEDRKKNLLKSLIEVEEFENFLQRTFVGQKRFSVEGLDTLIPMLQEVIRQSVEDGVKNVMIGMAHRGRLSVLAHVLNKPYEKIFAEFQQAPNKELVPSEGSTGINFGWTGDVKYHLGADLDIQKRAKVSLANNPSHLEFVAPIVQGYTRAVQDNRSTKGYPVQDTNSAYSIIIHGDAAFPGQGIVAETLNLSRLTGYSIGGSIHIIANNNIGFTTNSGDSRSTLYASDLAKGFEVPIIHVNADDPEACLSAILFAFEYRKKFKQDFIIDLIGYRRYGHNEMDEPATTQPQMYEFIRQHPTVKTLYKNSLIKDGIITEDFNQYEQEAKQRLQQSYETVKKLGVEKIASSERSGNVKFPFDHIETKVSKEILIDINEELLKWPDEFYVFPKLENILTRRKAAMGDEGKIDWGQAETLAFATILHDGTPIRLTGQDSERGTFAQRHVVLNDYKTGKKFSPLHQLSTSKASFAVHNSPLSEMAVVGFDYGYNVTAQESLVLWEAQYGDFANGAQVMFDQFIAAGRAKWSQKSGLVLLLPHGFEGQGPEHSSARLERFLQLAAENNWTVGNLTSSAQYFHMLRRQAATLGKEYVRPLVLMTPKSLLRHRLTASTAIELAEGKFNPIVEDTISSKPEAVKRLVLCSGKIAIDLQEAVMEQTENTDWLHIVRVEELYPFPKEKVKEVMLRFPALEEVVWVQEEPQNMGAWSYMNLKIRSVAPEHLKIKYVGRPYRSSPAEGDPTAHKVEQKRIIAETLKGGHQG; translated from the coding sequence ATGGGAAGATTATTTGATAGCAACGAAGATCCTTGGCAAAGCTTTTCTGGTCCTAATTTAGCCTACCTAATGGATGTTTACGATCTATTTAGAGAAGATCCTAACCAGGTAGACGAGGAACTTAGAAACTTATTTGAGAAGTGGGGTCCTCCTATCACTAGGAATGAGGAACAAGCAACACCTACTGGTTCAATGAGTACATCGGATTTAATGAAAGTAGTCTCAGCTACGAAATTAGCGGACCATATCCGTAATTTTGGGCATCTTTATGCTAATTTAAATCCAATTAAGACAGATTCAAAAAGACAGGATTTAAATTTAGCAGATTTTCAGCTAACAAGATCAGATTTAGAAAAGTTACCTGCAAATGTCATTTGTAACGTTGCACCAATTTATTTAGAAAACGCCTATGATGCATATCTTTATTTAAAAGATTGTTATACAAAGACACTAGGTTTTGAGTTAAGCCATGTTCATAAAGATGACCAAAACCAATGGTTAACTGAACAAATTGAAAAGGGAGCAATGTATCATAGCCTACCAGAAGATCGCAAAAAGAACCTTCTAAAAAGCTTGATTGAAGTAGAAGAGTTCGAAAACTTCCTACAACGTACGTTTGTTGGACAAAAACGTTTTTCTGTAGAAGGATTAGACACACTTATCCCAATGTTACAGGAAGTAATTAGACAATCTGTTGAAGACGGTGTAAAAAATGTAATGATTGGTATGGCTCATCGTGGTAGATTGAGTGTTTTAGCTCACGTTTTAAACAAGCCATATGAAAAGATCTTTGCAGAATTCCAACAAGCTCCAAATAAAGAACTTGTTCCTTCAGAAGGATCTACTGGTATCAACTTTGGTTGGACTGGAGATGTAAAATACCATCTGGGTGCAGATTTAGATATTCAGAAAAGAGCCAAGGTGTCATTAGCGAATAATCCTAGTCACCTTGAATTTGTTGCGCCTATCGTTCAAGGATACACTCGAGCTGTTCAAGATAATCGATCAACAAAGGGATATCCTGTTCAGGATACTAATAGTGCGTATTCAATTATCATACACGGTGACGCAGCTTTCCCAGGACAAGGGATTGTAGCCGAAACATTAAATTTAAGCCGCTTAACTGGATACTCAATTGGCGGTAGTATTCATATAATTGCAAATAATAATATCGGTTTCACAACAAATAGCGGTGACTCAAGATCTACGTTATATGCTAGTGATTTAGCAAAAGGATTTGAAGTGCCGATTATCCATGTAAATGCTGATGACCCTGAAGCTTGTCTATCGGCGATTTTGTTTGCGTTTGAGTATCGTAAAAAGTTTAAACAAGACTTTATTATTGATTTAATTGGATATCGCCGTTACGGTCATAACGAAATGGATGAGCCAGCAACTACTCAGCCGCAAATGTACGAATTTATTCGACAACACCCAACGGTAAAAACGCTTTATAAGAATTCATTAATTAAAGACGGAATTATTACAGAAGACTTTAATCAGTATGAGCAAGAAGCAAAGCAAAGGTTACAGCAAAGTTATGAAACTGTTAAAAAGCTGGGCGTTGAAAAGATTGCTTCTAGTGAGCGTTCTGGAAATGTAAAATTCCCGTTTGATCACATTGAAACAAAAGTGTCGAAAGAAATACTTATTGATATAAATGAGGAATTATTAAAATGGCCTGATGAGTTTTATGTTTTCCCAAAACTAGAAAACATCTTAACACGACGTAAAGCGGCTATGGGTGACGAAGGTAAGATTGATTGGGGTCAAGCAGAGACGCTTGCTTTTGCAACAATCTTACATGATGGAACACCGATCAGATTAACAGGGCAAGATTCTGAACGTGGAACGTTTGCTCAAAGACATGTAGTCTTAAATGATTATAAAACTGGTAAGAAGTTCTCACCACTTCATCAGTTAAGTACAAGTAAAGCATCATTTGCTGTTCATAATAGCCCATTATCTGAAATGGCAGTTGTTGGATTTGATTACGGATACAATGTAACAGCTCAAGAGTCACTCGTTTTATGGGAAGCTCAATATGGAGACTTCGCTAACGGTGCCCAAGTTATGTTTGATCAATTTATTGCTGCAGGTAGAGCTAAGTGGTCGCAGAAATCTGGTTTAGTATTATTATTACCACACGGATTTGAAGGTCAAGGACCAGAACACTCAAGTGCTCGTTTAGAACGCTTCTTACAATTAGCTGCAGAAAATAACTGGACGGTTGGTAACTTAACGAGCTCAGCTCAATACTTCCACATGCTCAGAAGACAAGCAGCTACACTTGGAAAAGAATATGTACGTCCGCTTGTATTGATGACACCGAAGAGCTTACTGCGTCATCGACTAACAGCTTCAACTGCTATTGAATTAGCAGAAGGAAAGTTCAACCCAATTGTAGAAGACACGATCTCATCTAAACCGGAAGCGGTAAAACGCCTTGTTTTATGTTCAGGTAAAATTGCTATCGACCTACAAGAGGCAGTGATGGAGCAAACTGAAAATACAGATTGGCTTCATATTGTGAGAGTGGAAGAGTTATATCCATTCCCGAAAGAAAAAGTGAAAGAAGTCATGTTACGTTTCCCAGCGCTTGAAGAAGTAGTTTGGGTACAAGAAGAACCGCAAAATATGGGAGCATGGTCATATATGAATTTAAAAATTCGCTCTGTTGCCCCTGAACATCTAAAAATTAAGTACGTCGGTAGACCTTACCGTTCAAGTCCAGCTGAAGGAGATCCGACAGCTCATAAAGTAGAACAAAAACGAATTATAGCGGAAACGTTAAAGGGAGGGCATCAGGGATGA
- the odhB gene encoding 2-oxoglutarate dehydrogenase complex dihydrolipoyllysine-residue succinyltransferase — MIEIIVPQLAESVTEGTIAAWLKQPGDRVNAGDYIVELETDKVNVEINAETSGILKEVLKQPGDTVEVGEVIAYIVEGVEAAATPAPQAEAKVEKVVEAKEEQPVVEEDTKGERTLAFPSARKLAREKGINLNEVATNDPLGRVRKQDVAAYQNAPAPTPAPAAKPAPEAPKASAGSFAKPTERIKMSRRRQTIAKRLVEAQQTAAMLTTYNEVDMSALLDLRKRRKDQFFDQNGVKLGFMSFFTKAVIIALKKFPLVNAEIQGDEIVLKKFYDIGVAVSTDEGLVVPVVRDADRLGFAEIEREIGDLAKKARDNKLKLDDLQGGTFTITNGGVFGSLWSTPILNAPQVGILGMHKIQMRPVAIDDERFENRPMMYLALSYDHRIIDGKEAVGFLVKVKELLEDPESLFLG, encoded by the coding sequence ATGATCGAAATTATCGTTCCCCAACTTGCAGAATCAGTAACAGAAGGAACAATTGCTGCATGGTTAAAACAACCAGGAGACAGAGTTAATGCCGGGGATTACATTGTTGAGTTAGAAACAGATAAGGTAAATGTAGAAATCAATGCTGAAACTTCAGGGATCTTAAAAGAAGTACTAAAACAACCAGGTGATACAGTTGAAGTTGGTGAAGTAATCGCTTATATTGTTGAAGGTGTTGAAGCTGCTGCTACACCTGCACCACAAGCAGAAGCGAAAGTAGAAAAAGTAGTTGAAGCGAAAGAAGAACAACCAGTCGTAGAAGAAGATACGAAAGGTGAAAGAACTTTAGCATTCCCATCTGCTAGAAAGCTTGCTCGTGAAAAAGGTATCAACTTAAACGAAGTGGCTACAAATGACCCGCTTGGTAGAGTTAGAAAGCAAGACGTAGCAGCATATCAGAATGCTCCAGCACCAACGCCTGCACCAGCTGCAAAACCAGCACCTGAGGCTCCTAAGGCGAGCGCTGGTTCATTTGCCAAACCGACAGAAAGAATTAAAATGTCACGTCGTCGTCAAACGATTGCAAAGCGTCTAGTTGAAGCACAACAAACTGCTGCAATGTTAACAACATATAATGAAGTTGATATGTCAGCGTTACTAGATCTACGTAAACGTCGCAAAGATCAATTCTTTGATCAAAATGGTGTAAAGTTAGGCTTTATGTCATTCTTTACAAAAGCGGTAATCATTGCGTTGAAAAAATTCCCATTAGTAAATGCGGAAATTCAAGGCGACGAGATCGTTCTGAAAAAGTTCTATGACATCGGTGTTGCCGTATCAACTGATGAAGGCTTAGTGGTTCCAGTTGTAAGAGATGCTGATCGCTTAGGTTTCGCTGAAATCGAGCGCGAGATCGGTGACCTTGCGAAAAAAGCTAGAGATAACAAACTTAAGCTGGATGATCTTCAAGGTGGTACATTCACGATTACAAACGGGGGTGTGTTTGGATCTTTATGGTCAACACCAATCCTTAATGCTCCTCAAGTAGGTATCTTAGGAATGCATAAAATCCAAATGAGACCAGTTGCAATTGATGATGAGCGCTTTGAAAATCGTCCAATGATGTACTTAGCTCTTTCTTATGACCACCGTATTATCGACGGTAAAGAAGCTGTAGGCTTCCTTGTAAAAGTAAAAGAGTTATTAGAAGATCCAGAATCATTATTCCTTGGATAA
- a CDS encoding small, acid-soluble spore protein L yields MARKPRPTKGKRDNAVMGEPSVNPMGVSPDHEFSTEPLSKGALLAKKSNTKI; encoded by the coding sequence ATGGCAAGAAAGCCAAGGCCTACAAAAGGAAAGCGAGATAACGCGGTTATGGGAGAGCCAAGTGTAAATCCAATGGGAGTGTCTCCTGATCATGAGTTCTCAACGGAACCGTTAAGTAAAGGTGCTCTTCTAGCAAAAAAGAGTAATACAAAGATATAA
- a CDS encoding lysophospholipid acyltransferase family protein, translating into MIRTVIWFVYFWYHLFITYPSLLKVKKLQKAGRKEEMEQLVFKTSSNWAKQLVKLTGSVIEIKGKENLPKQGSFVIVSNHQGNFDIPILLGYLERPIGFISKIEVKKLPIVRDWMVYMNCVFLDRKDRRQAIHAINQGAENIKQGTSIVIFPEGTRSKGMKMNLFKAGSFKLAQKAEVPIIPIAIKGSFKIMEQNKNIIKPAEVSVTILPALQPTDYLEKDIKTLASEVHAIIESELKQ; encoded by the coding sequence ATGATTAGAACGGTTATTTGGTTTGTTTATTTCTGGTATCATCTTTTTATTACATACCCTTCTTTATTGAAGGTGAAAAAATTGCAAAAAGCTGGTAGAAAAGAAGAGATGGAGCAGTTAGTTTTTAAAACGTCTAGCAACTGGGCGAAACAACTTGTGAAGTTAACTGGCTCAGTAATTGAGATCAAAGGTAAAGAAAATTTGCCTAAGCAAGGTTCATTTGTTATTGTCAGTAACCATCAAGGAAATTTTGATATTCCAATTTTACTTGGTTATTTAGAAAGACCAATTGGCTTTATTTCAAAAATTGAAGTGAAAAAACTACCAATTGTGCGTGATTGGATGGTTTATATGAATTGTGTTTTTCTTGACCGTAAGGATCGCCGCCAAGCAATACATGCAATTAACCAGGGAGCGGAAAACATTAAACAGGGCACTTCAATCGTGATTTTCCCAGAGGGAACGAGAAGTAAAGGGATGAAGATGAACCTCTTTAAAGCAGGTAGTTTTAAATTAGCACAGAAAGCGGAGGTTCCAATTATTCCGATTGCCATTAAGGGATCATTTAAAATTATGGAGCAAAATAAAAACATCATAAAACCTGCGGAAGTTTCAGTGACGATATTACCTGCGCTTCAGCCCACGGACTATTTAGAAAAAGACATCAAGACTCTTGCATCAGAAGTACACGCAATTATTGAAAGTGAACTAAAACAATAA
- a CDS encoding SCP2 sterol-binding domain-containing protein, whose protein sequence is MTVKETLLQLAQKMNDHSEGIQGVNVAYQFDLSGDEEGTYQVIIRDEKVQVFNEVQEDPNCTLQLSDQNLLKLIAGKLNPTVAYMSGKLKIKGELGLALKLQSILKKYE, encoded by the coding sequence ATGACAGTAAAAGAAACGTTACTTCAGCTTGCACAAAAAATGAATGACCATTCAGAAGGGATACAAGGTGTTAATGTAGCCTATCAATTTGATCTAAGTGGTGATGAGGAAGGTACGTACCAAGTAATTATTAGAGATGAGAAAGTACAAGTTTTCAATGAAGTACAAGAAGATCCTAATTGTACATTACAATTATCAGATCAAAATTTATTAAAACTTATCGCTGGTAAGCTTAACCCAACAGTGGCTTATATGAGCGGAAAACTAAAAATAAAAGGTGAGTTAGGTTTAGCTTTAAAGCTACAATCAATTCTAAAGAAGTACGAGTAA
- a CDS encoding FbpB family small basic protein, translating to MRKTFSKSFEELVAENKKQLLNDPDALRKIERKLENKQVDYSKKIN from the coding sequence ATGAGAAAGACATTCAGTAAGTCATTCGAGGAATTAGTAGCGGAAAATAAAAAGCAGCTTTTGAACGATCCTGACGCACTTAGAAAAATTGAGCGTAAGCTAGAAAATAAGCAAGTCGATTATTCTAAAAAAATTAATTAA
- a CDS encoding ferritin-like domain-containing protein, translating into MYFNNYRQDSFHGNSKILKLMTDVVRFEAITELTFDYLTVVAPTKRASMYLQSMLKDERDHIEEFKKIYFTLTGQQAGGDAPTFEIPESYEKGIQDIFAQKLDIIAIYKKIRQLSPYADLREKMNEFIQDEMRHLSMINHLLIRNSDEKRGYDFQLVPSYYPIEYS; encoded by the coding sequence ATGTATTTTAATAACTATCGCCAAGATTCTTTTCATGGTAATTCAAAGATACTCAAGTTAATGACCGATGTAGTAAGATTTGAGGCTATAACTGAGCTTACGTTTGATTATTTAACAGTAGTTGCACCCACAAAACGAGCGTCCATGTATCTGCAATCAATGCTTAAGGATGAACGAGATCATATTGAAGAATTTAAAAAGATTTACTTTACGTTAACAGGTCAACAGGCAGGTGGAGATGCACCAACGTTTGAAATTCCTGAATCATATGAAAAAGGGATTCAAGACATTTTTGCACAAAAACTAGATATTATAGCAATTTATAAGAAAATCAGACAATTATCCCCTTACGCTGATCTACGTGAAAAAATGAATGAATTCATTCAAGATGAAATGCGTCATCTCTCAATGATTAACCACCTTTTAATTAGAAATTCTGATGAAAAAAGAGGATACGATTTTCAATTGGTACCTTCTTACTATCCAATAGAATACTCATAA
- a CDS encoding MBL fold metallo-hydrolase, which produces MISQAKTIEKIILPTPFLVGPVNIYIIKGDLVTLVDTGPNTVEAKEELERSLKSLGYLPSDVDQIILTHHHPDHVGLVESLFPHAKVIGHEKSDKWLRKDPEFISFIEGYFYSFFKEHSVPVELIDKMVKANQYFLSFTGTRGLDEYVKEGDTINGLSGWKVIETPGHAQSHISLYHEEDRILIGGDHIIAHISSNAILEPPYSEEESRPLTLVQYRNALQKCLDLHVDIVYSGHGKPVEDLQGLLQGRFEEQEEKARRLRNMIPEEGITSFELCKQYFPHVYQKEPTLTMSEIIGHLDLLQSRGELATVKKNGFIFYHKI; this is translated from the coding sequence ATGATCTCGCAAGCCAAAACGATCGAGAAGATTATTTTACCTACGCCATTTTTAGTTGGCCCAGTAAATATCTATATCATAAAAGGCGATCTAGTAACATTAGTCGATACAGGTCCAAACACAGTAGAGGCAAAAGAGGAGTTAGAGCGTTCCCTTAAGAGTCTTGGGTACTTACCTTCAGATGTTGACCAAATTATATTGACACATCATCATCCTGATCATGTTGGGTTAGTCGAGTCACTTTTCCCTCACGCTAAAGTGATCGGTCATGAGAAAAGTGATAAATGGTTGAGAAAAGATCCCGAATTTATCTCATTTATTGAAGGTTATTTTTATAGCTTTTTTAAAGAGCATAGTGTCCCAGTTGAACTGATTGACAAGATGGTAAAAGCAAACCAGTATTTTCTATCATTTACAGGCACTAGAGGCTTAGATGAGTATGTCAAGGAAGGCGACACGATTAATGGGCTTTCAGGATGGAAAGTCATTGAAACCCCAGGTCATGCTCAAAGTCATATCTCTTTATATCATGAGGAAGACCGAATATTAATTGGTGGAGACCATATTATTGCTCATATTTCCTCAAATGCGATATTAGAACCCCCGTATAGTGAGGAAGAGAGTAGACCGCTAACTTTGGTTCAGTATCGTAATGCTTTGCAAAAATGTTTAGATTTACATGTTGATATAGTGTATTCAGGTCATGGAAAGCCGGTAGAAGATTTACAGGGGTTATTGCAAGGGCGTTTCGAAGAGCAAGAGGAAAAAGCTAGACGTTTAAGAAACATGATTCCTGAAGAGGGTATAACAAGCTTTGAGCTGTGCAAACAATATTTCCCTCATGTTTATCAGAAAGAACCGACGTTAACTATGTCAGAGATTATCGGGCACTTAGATTTGTTGCAGTCTAGAGGAGAGCTAGCAACTGTGAAAAAGAATGGTTTTATTTTTTATCACAAGATATGA
- a CDS encoding Cj0069 family protein produces MKKHVIFLEVEGGNDKGTDGLRPDTMPIVNSLKAVGWTAEVIFYTEAKKKELIEHIAAEADAYISRINPGNLDDESSYFEMLRQLTNRGVVGLERPEVMMSYGAKDVLVKLRDTSLVPTDTFAYYNMTDFIENFPKHLAKGERVLKQNRGSTGEGIWRVELVNKEEVDINGALFTAQVKCTEAKDNQVYNFQLGEFMNFCEQYIEGENGMLVDMKFLPRIVEGEIRILMINDQPVNVVHKKPAEDADAFSATLFSGAKYRYDTPADWPVLIKLFKEKLPMIIGILGDYDLPLIWTADFILDTDEHGNDKYILGEMNCSCVGFTSHLELSDDVARAIVKLVTKNKSKELA; encoded by the coding sequence ATGAAAAAGCATGTCATTTTCTTAGAAGTAGAGGGCGGCAATGATAAGGGTACTGATGGACTAAGGCCAGATACAATGCCTATCGTTAACTCATTAAAGGCGGTAGGGTGGACAGCAGAGGTCATTTTTTATACAGAAGCTAAGAAAAAGGAGTTAATTGAGCATATCGCAGCTGAAGCAGATGCTTATATTAGCAGAATCAATCCAGGTAATTTAGATGATGAATCGAGCTATTTTGAAATGCTCCGCCAACTGACAAACCGGGGGGTAGTTGGACTAGAACGCCCTGAAGTAATGATGAGTTATGGCGCTAAGGATGTTCTTGTGAAGCTTCGTGACACAAGCTTAGTTCCAACCGATACTTTTGCCTATTACAACATGACTGATTTTATTGAGAACTTTCCCAAACATCTAGCTAAAGGAGAACGTGTATTAAAGCAAAATCGTGGTTCAACGGGTGAGGGAATTTGGCGAGTAGAATTAGTTAATAAAGAAGAAGTTGACATTAATGGTGCTTTGTTTACCGCGCAAGTAAAATGCACAGAAGCAAAGGATAACCAAGTTTATAACTTTCAATTAGGTGAATTTATGAATTTCTGTGAGCAATACATTGAAGGGGAAAATGGAATGCTTGTGGATATGAAGTTTTTACCAAGAATTGTTGAAGGAGAAATTCGAATATTAATGATTAATGATCAACCAGTTAATGTTGTTCATAAAAAGCCAGCAGAAGATGCCGATGCTTTTTCAGCTACATTATTTTCTGGAGCTAAATACCGCTATGATACGCCAGCCGATTGGCCGGTTTTAATAAAACTTTTTAAAGAAAAGTTACCAATGATTATCGGAATTTTAGGTGATTATGATTTGCCATTAATTTGGACGGCAGACTTTATTTTAGATACAGATGAACATGGTAATGACAAATACATCCTTGGAGAAATGAATTGTTCTTGTGTAGGTTTTACATCTCACCTTGAGTTAAGTGATGATGTTGCTCGTGCAATTGTTAAGTTAGTAACGAAAAATAAAAGCAAAGAATTAGCGTAA
- a CDS encoding VLRF1 family aeRF1-type release factor, whose protein sequence is MALRNVIKELEELEAKEKVLTIYLNTDRAECQNGSWKIKLKNGLKRLEEYISLSGNEYELRKYKKSRKTVEKMMNDSVTDLQKSVIIFASNQDKLFSVHFLQVPVKTEFFWEDKPHIDQLKQLQRTYETSGVVIANEDELLLMHSELGELETINQFYFEAYTDDWRMFEGMSASERQATGANHRDHFQDRLVANQQRWMRSLLPTIEQAAALNNWQHVHIIGQANYLNLLEMELDLPIKSILRKTVPDSDQKDMIYKEIKAI, encoded by the coding sequence ATGGCTTTACGAAACGTAATTAAAGAATTAGAGGAATTAGAAGCAAAAGAAAAGGTGTTAACCATTTATTTAAATACCGATCGAGCAGAATGTCAGAATGGCTCTTGGAAAATAAAATTGAAGAATGGTTTGAAAAGGTTAGAAGAATATATTAGTTTGAGTGGCAACGAGTATGAGCTAAGGAAATATAAAAAATCAAGGAAGACTGTTGAAAAGATGATGAATGATTCGGTAACCGATTTGCAAAAAAGTGTCATTATTTTTGCATCAAACCAAGACAAGCTGTTTTCCGTTCATTTTCTACAGGTTCCAGTTAAGACTGAGTTTTTTTGGGAGGATAAACCCCACATTGACCAATTAAAACAGTTACAAAGGACCTATGAAACTAGCGGTGTAGTTATTGCAAATGAAGATGAATTATTACTTATGCACTCTGAATTAGGAGAGTTAGAGACTATCAACCAATTCTACTTTGAAGCATATACAGATGATTGGAGAATGTTCGAAGGAATGTCTGCATCAGAAAGACAAGCAACGGGCGCTAATCATCGAGATCATTTTCAGGATCGATTGGTAGCTAATCAGCAACGTTGGATGCGCAGCCTCTTACCTACTATAGAGCAAGCAGCTGCTTTGAATAACTGGCAACACGTGCATATCATTGGACAGGCAAACTACCTAAATTTATTGGAGATGGAACTTGATCTTCCTATTAAAAGTATTCTTCGAAAAACTGTTCCTGATAGTGATCAAAAAGATATGATCTACAAAGAAATAAAAGCAATATAA
- the cspD gene encoding cold-shock protein CspD, producing the protein MQNGKVKWFNAEKGFGFIEVDGGNDVFVHFSAIQGDGFKSLEEGQEVSFEVVEGNRGPQAANVTKL; encoded by the coding sequence ATGCAAAACGGTAAAGTAAAATGGTTTAACGCTGAAAAAGGTTTCGGTTTTATCGAAGTTGATGGTGGAAACGATGTATTCGTTCACTTCTCTGCTATCCAAGGTGATGGTTTCAAATCTTTAGAAGAAGGCCAAGAAGTTTCTTTTGAGGTTGTCGAAGGTAACCGTGGACCTCAAGCGGCTAACGTTACTAAACTTTAA
- a CDS encoding MFS transporter — protein sequence MYAIKQNNPIYRYWVLVGMVMIAGFSQGMLLPLLAIMLEQIGFSSSLNGLNAAGLYIGILLISPFIEKPVRKFGYKPVIVTGLLLVVTSLILFPFWQVFWFWFILRVIVGIGDNLIHYATQVWITSTSPKEKRGRNLSIYGLAFGIGFGIGPLMTRLLAINEYLPFIIASATSLFTWIFVMMLRNEWPDNEIETGARLNTLARYKKVLSLAWFALLPGFCYGYLEASLHGNFPVYALRSGITIEYVSILLPAFVFGSLITQLPLGMLSDKIGRKKVLLSVLSLGFLSFLTMAFVESSMTALLICFIVAGMFLGSLFSLGIAYLADLIPSSLIPTGNVMVSICFALGSIAGPVVGGIFIDLFESGSIFYSISGMLFIVLMAGVFFTQKESVESVTTLKKNAI from the coding sequence ATGTACGCAATAAAGCAAAACAACCCAATTTACCGCTATTGGGTTTTAGTTGGGATGGTTATGATTGCTGGGTTTTCTCAAGGAATGCTTCTTCCATTACTAGCCATCATGCTTGAACAAATTGGCTTCTCTTCGTCGTTAAATGGACTTAATGCAGCAGGTCTTTATATTGGTATTTTGTTAATCTCTCCTTTTATTGAAAAACCAGTACGCAAATTCGGGTATAAGCCTGTAATTGTTACAGGTTTACTTTTAGTGGTCACCTCTTTAATACTATTTCCATTTTGGCAGGTTTTTTGGTTTTGGTTTATTCTTCGGGTCATTGTTGGCATTGGTGACAATTTAATTCACTATGCTACACAAGTTTGGATTACTTCTACTAGTCCAAAGGAAAAACGAGGCCGAAACTTATCTATCTATGGTCTAGCTTTTGGAATCGGATTTGGAATTGGGCCATTAATGACAAGACTACTGGCAATCAATGAATACTTACCGTTTATTATCGCTTCTGCGACGAGTCTTTTCACGTGGATTTTCGTGATGATGTTACGAAACGAATGGCCAGATAACGAAATTGAAACTGGAGCACGTTTGAATACGTTAGCTAGATACAAAAAAGTCTTATCATTAGCATGGTTTGCTTTATTGCCTGGCTTTTGTTATGGATATCTAGAAGCTTCACTCCATGGTAACTTCCCGGTATACGCCTTACGCTCAGGTATTACCATTGAGTATGTATCAATTTTGCTACCTGCTTTTGTATTTGGTAGTCTTATAACACAGCTTCCTCTTGGAATGCTTAGTGATAAAATTGGTCGAAAAAAAGTATTACTATCCGTACTTTCACTTGGTTTTCTTTCATTTTTAACGATGGCATTTGTAGAGTCATCAATGACCGCATTACTTATTTGTTTTATTGTTGCTGGTATGTTTTTAGGCTCTCTCTTCTCATTAGGAATTGCCTATCTAGCAGACTTAATACCAAGTTCATTAATTCCTACAGGGAATGTCATGGTTTCAATCTGCTTTGCGTTAGGTAGTATTGCCGGACCAGTGGTTGGTGGAATTTTTATTGATCTATTTGAAAGTGGTAGTATCTTTTATTCAATTAGTGGGATGTTGTTCATCGTTCTAATGGCAGGTGTTTTCTTTACTCAGAAAGAATCAGTAGAAAGCGTTACTACTCTAAAGAAAAATGCAATCTAA